GGCGCGCGGCAGCCCCAGCTCCTGCGGGTCGAGCTCGAACTCGCTTAACTGCTCGCCGCGAAATGCCGTGACGTGGTTCGGGCCGATGGTGCTCAACTCGTCGAGCCCGCCCGCGCCGTGCACGACATACGCGGCCTGCCCGCCCAGCCGCTGCAAGACCTCGGCCATCGTTCGCGTCAGGCGCGGATCGTACACGCCGACCAACTGGATCTGCGCGCCGGCCGGGTTGGCCAGCGGTCCCAGGATGTTGAAGACGGTGCGGATGCCCATCTCGCGGCGCGGACCGATGGCGTGGCGCATGGCCGGGTGCAGGTTGGACGCGAAGAGGAAGCCGATGCCGACCTCGTCGATGCAGCGCGCGATCTGCTCCGGCGCCAGTGTGATATTCACGCCGAGCGCGTTCAAGACGTCGGCGGCGCCCGCCTTGGATGACACCGCGCGGTTGCCGTGCTTGGCGACGGCGAGCCCCGCGCCTGCGACGACGAACGATGCCGTCGTGGAGATGTTGTAGGTGTGCGCGCCATCGCCGCCGGTGCCGACCACATCGACCAGCGGCGAGGTATGCGGGCGCACGTGAATCGCGTTGGCGCGCATCGAGCGCACGCAGCCGGCGATCTCCTCGGCCGTCTCGCCTTTGATGCGCAGCGCCGTCAGAAACGAGCCGATCTGCGCCGGCGTCGCCTCGCCCGTCATGATCTCGTTCATCACCGACTCGGTCTCGTCGGCCGACAGGTGCTTGCCGGTTACCAGATGTCCAATCGCTTCGCGTATCATGTTGCGTCCTCGCCCTGCGGCCGGCTGCGTGCCGCGCCGCGAACAAAAAACCTCTCGCCCGACCGGGACGAGAGGTTATTCGTGGTGCCACCCTGATTTGCCGGCGCACATAGCGCGCCAGCCTTGGTTCCCGGATAACGGCGGGATTCCGTTTCGGATAGTTGCCCCGCAGGGGCTTTCACCGTCTGGCTCGCGGGTCCATTGGCTGCCCGTCACGCCGCCGGATTCGCACCCTTCATCCGGCTCTCTGTGGCGTGGCATGGGAAGCTACTTGTCCCGGTCAGTGCCTTGCACTATTCAGTTGGGCAGAATTATAGGGGCGACGCCGCCATTCTCCAAACGCCGGGCTAGCGTGCCCAGAGCGCCCACAGGTGCGGCAGAAAGATCGCCGCGCCCACACCGATGCCGGCCAGTGCCGTCAGCAGCACCGCGCCCGCCGCGGCGTCTTTGGCGATCTTGGCGAGCGGGTGATAGCCGGGGCTGGCCAGGTCCACGATGCTTTCGGCGACCGTGTTCATCGTTTCGGCGGCGAACACCATGCCGATCGTCAGCGCGACAATGGCCCACTCGATGGCGCTGAGCCCGAGCCAGATGCCGACGACCGCGACGATGGCGCCGGCCAGCAAATGCACGCGCATGTTGCGCTGCGAGCGCACGGTGTGCGTGATGCCCGCGACCGCGAAGCGAAAGCTGCGTACAAATGCCTTTAATGAGGCGCCCACCATTTCTAACCCATCTCAACACAAAGGCACAAAGACACAAAGAATGAATTAAAGATCGTCTTTGTGCCTTTGTGTCTTAGTGTTGAAAAAGCTGCCCTGGGAATATGCATATCGTGCATTGTGCCGGCGTTTGTCGGGTTCTACTTGCGCATTGCGCGCGCCTGCACGGTATCCATCGCTTGTTTCTGTGCGGCCGTGCCGTGGTCGTAACCGATCAGGTGCAGGACGCCGTGTGTGACGAGCAGTTCGACCTCGCGTATGAGCGCATGCCCGGCCGCGCGCGCCTGGCGCGCCGCCTGTGGCAGCGCCACGATGATATCGCCCAACTGCGTGTCGGCGGTTGGCGCCGGGGCAAAAAAGCTGATCCCTTCGAGGGACGGGAAGGAAAGCACATCGGTCACATAGTCGTCGCCGGCGTAGCGCGCATTGAGTCGCCGTATGGCGTCATCGCTGACGAAGGCGACCGAGAGCGCGAAGCGACCGCGCCGCCGCGCGGCCAGCAGCGCGCGCCTTGCGGCCAGCCGTATGTGCCGGTCGGGCACTGTCCTGCATGACGCCGCGTTGTGGCTCACCGTGAGCCGCAGGCGGAGTGCGCTACTCTTCGCGGGCCGGAACGTTGCGGCTTTCAAGCCAGATGCCTCGCGGCGGTTCGGGAAGCGGCTCGCGGCTGTCGCTCGGATAGGTGATGCGCGGGTGGAACTGCCCCTGCAGGATCTCGTGAAACGCCTGCCGGATGTGGCCGAGGTCGCGCAGGCGCAGGTTGCTGTCGTCGAGCTCGCCCGCGGCCAGCCGCTCGCGGAAGATCTTCTGCAGGATCTCGTCCAGTTCCTCGGCGGTGGCCGGGCGCAGGGCGCGCACCGTCGCCTCGGAGCCGTCGGCCAGCATGACGATCGCGGCTTCGCGCGTCTGCGGCCGCGGGCCGGGGTAGCGGAAGAGCGATTCGTTGACCTCGCCGTTCGGCGACTGCATGCGCGCGCGGTGGTAGAAGTATGCTGCCAGCATGGTGCCGTGGTGCTGCGCGATCACGTCGACGATCGGCCGGGGCAGGCGGTGCTTGCGCGCCAGCGCGATGCCGTCGGGCACATGGCTGATGACGATGCGCGCGCTCTCGACCGGGTCGTTGAGCTCGTCGTGCGGGTTGTCGCGGTCGATCTGGTTCTCGATGAAGAAGTACGGCTGAACCGTCTTGCCGATGTCGTGGTAGTACGCGGCCACGCGCGCCAGCAGGGGGTCGGCGCCGATCAACTCGGCGGCGCGCTCGGCCATGTTGCTGATCAGCAGCGTGTGATGATACGTGCCGGGCGCCTGCAGGAGCAGCTTGCGCAGCAGGGGGTGCGTCGGCCGCGAGAGGTCCATCAGTTGTACCGGCGTCGTAATATCCAGGTAATGCCCGGCCAGCGAATAACC
The sequence above is a segment of the Chloroflexota bacterium genome. Coding sequences within it:
- a CDS encoding diacylglycerol kinase family protein; translation: MVGASLKAFVRSFRFAVAGITHTVRSQRNMRVHLLAGAIVAVVGIWLGLSAIEWAIVALTIGMVFAAETMNTVAESIVDLASPGYHPLAKIAKDAAAGAVLLTALAGIGVGAAIFLPHLWALWAR
- the trpD gene encoding anthranilate phosphoribosyltransferase — protein: MIREAIGHLVTGKHLSADETESVMNEIMTGEATPAQIGSFLTALRIKGETAEEIAGCVRSMRANAIHVRPHTSPLVDVVGTGGDGAHTYNISTTASFVVAGAGLAVAKHGNRAVSSKAGAADVLNALGVNITLAPEQIARCIDEVGIGFLFASNLHPAMRHAIGPRREMGIRTVFNILGPLANPAGAQIQLVGVYDPRLTRTMAEVLQRLGGQAAYVVHGAGGLDELSTIGPNHVTAFRGEQLSEFELDPQELGLPRATLDDLRGGTPEENAVITRRILGGERGPRRDTVLLNAAAALTAASAAPDLRAGLIIAADSLDSGRALQKLDALIVFTAQFPKPA
- the ybeY gene encoding rRNA maturation RNase YbeY, whose translation is MPDRHIRLAARRALLAARRRGRFALSVAFVSDDAIRRLNARYAGDDYVTDVLSFPSLEGISFFAPAPTADTQLGDIIVALPQAARQARAAGHALIREVELLVTHGVLHLIGYDHGTAAQKQAMDTVQARAMRK